Proteins from a genomic interval of Paenibacillus sp. FSL H8-0048:
- the pgmB gene encoding beta-phosphoglucomutase produces MKIKMKSCEHPPALYPYREWSIEEEHYEDEYNQRSESVFALGNGYIGMRGNFEEGYHGKAGTSVAGNYLNGFFDSEPVVYPEGAFGYPSRNQAMLNVSDARIIRLSIEGHEFRLDQGKLHRYKRRLDMRSGMLHRELEWESPAGQRVLLVIRRMVALAHKHLAAIEYAVTALNFSGTLKFDSAVDGEIRRPEATDDPRLGAGSALPSLLLEDTGYDEASGDLWMKQRTRHTRFALLTAVSHALQAKSGRKMSHQLIGQRISVCYAAAVRSGETVTLTKYITYHTSRDYGEEELPGRSAEALALAKELGFAGLAEEQQAYLDGFWAHADVEISGDPALQQGIRFNAYQLLQSVGRDGATNIGAKGLTGEGYEGHYFWDTEMYMLPFFTFTQPEIARALLDFRYATLGKARERAAVMSQKGALYPWRTIDGEENSAYFPAGTAQAHINADIAYGLKQYVQATGDMDFLVSRGAEILFETSRFWADLGHYNPARGGTFCIDAVTGPDEYTAIVNNNAYTNLMVQDQLQYAYETALLLQRDYPADYERLRQAIGLTPEEPEGWRDAAAAMFIPFDEPLGIYAQDDTFLSKQKWDFEHTPADRYPLLLHYHPLVIYRHQVLKQADLVMALFLLGDKFSLADKLRNYHYYEPLTTHDSSLSPCIHSIMSAEIGDLDGAYRYFGRTVRMDLDDINHNAKDGLHMAAMAGSWMSIVNGFGGMRLAQGELSFTPVLPEQWESYRFKVTVGGQLLDIFVEREAAVYTLLEGTTLEIRHRGQPLRLLPQKPVRISLAQRLEAVIFDLDGVITDSAEAHYLAWQALADELGVPFGREKNERLKGVSRMESLEIMLEGSGLANLPEAGKLRLAEKKNDHYRQMIGRITPADLLPGIRELLDSLRGRGIAVGLASASLNAPLILERLGAARWFQAVADPAVLRKGKPDPEIFLQAAERLGVPPGNCIGVEDAAAGVAAIRAAGMKAVGIGAAGQLGTADLVLPSTAELDAGKLLELFAR; encoded by the coding sequence ATGAAAATAAAGATGAAGTCCTGTGAGCATCCTCCCGCCTTATATCCTTACAGGGAGTGGAGTATTGAAGAGGAACACTACGAGGATGAATACAATCAGCGGAGCGAGAGTGTCTTCGCACTAGGCAACGGATATATCGGCATGCGCGGGAATTTCGAGGAAGGTTATCACGGCAAGGCGGGGACTTCGGTAGCCGGAAATTATCTGAACGGCTTCTTTGATTCTGAGCCGGTTGTCTATCCTGAGGGGGCCTTCGGTTACCCCTCCCGCAATCAGGCTATGCTGAATGTGAGCGATGCCCGTATCATCCGTCTCAGCATCGAAGGCCATGAATTCCGGCTGGATCAGGGGAAGCTGCACCGGTATAAGCGACGGCTGGATATGCGGAGCGGCATGCTGCACCGGGAGCTGGAATGGGAATCTCCAGCCGGGCAGCGGGTGCTGCTGGTGATCCGCCGGATGGTTGCCTTGGCGCACAAGCATCTGGCGGCTATCGAATATGCCGTGACGGCGCTGAACTTCTCCGGGACACTGAAGTTCGATTCGGCGGTAGATGGCGAGATCCGGCGGCCGGAGGCAACGGATGATCCCAGGCTGGGAGCGGGCAGTGCGTTACCCAGCCTGCTGCTTGAGGATACCGGTTATGACGAAGCGTCCGGGGACTTGTGGATGAAGCAGCGGACGCGGCATACACGCTTCGCGCTGCTGACTGCTGTCAGCCATGCGCTGCAGGCGAAGTCCGGGCGCAAGATGAGTCACCAGCTGATCGGACAGCGCATCTCCGTCTGTTATGCCGCTGCTGTCCGCAGCGGGGAGACGGTGACGCTTACCAAATATATTACGTATCACACCTCCAGAGATTACGGGGAGGAGGAGCTGCCCGGACGGAGTGCTGAAGCCTTGGCACTAGCCAAGGAGCTGGGCTTCGCCGGTCTGGCTGAGGAGCAGCAGGCTTATCTGGACGGATTCTGGGCACATGCTGATGTGGAGATTAGCGGTGATCCTGCCCTCCAGCAGGGCATCCGCTTCAATGCTTATCAGCTGCTGCAATCCGTGGGCCGGGACGGAGCAACGAATATCGGAGCCAAGGGCTTAACCGGCGAAGGCTATGAGGGGCATTATTTCTGGGACACGGAGATGTACATGCTGCCGTTCTTCACCTTCACGCAGCCGGAGATCGCCCGCGCGTTGCTGGACTTCCGGTATGCAACGCTCGGCAAGGCCAGGGAGCGGGCGGCGGTCATGTCACAGAAAGGGGCGCTGTACCCCTGGCGGACGATTGACGGCGAGGAGAACTCCGCCTACTTCCCCGCAGGTACTGCCCAGGCGCATATCAACGCCGACATTGCCTACGGCCTGAAGCAATATGTTCAGGCCACCGGTGATATGGATTTTCTGGTTAGCCGGGGGGCAGAGATACTGTTCGAGACCTCAAGGTTCTGGGCCGATCTGGGCCACTACAACCCTGCTCGTGGAGGGACCTTCTGCATCGATGCAGTAACAGGCCCGGATGAATATACAGCAATTGTGAATAACAATGCTTACACCAATCTCATGGTGCAGGATCAGCTCCAGTATGCCTATGAGACAGCACTATTGCTTCAACGGGACTATCCGGCGGATTACGAACGGCTGCGGCAGGCGATCGGGTTGACTCCTGAAGAGCCAGAGGGCTGGAGGGATGCCGCCGCAGCGATGTTCATTCCTTTTGACGAACCGCTCGGCATCTATGCCCAGGATGACACGTTCCTGAGTAAGCAAAAATGGGATTTCGAGCATACACCTGCGGACCGGTATCCGCTGCTGCTCCATTATCATCCGCTGGTCATCTACCGGCATCAGGTGCTGAAGCAGGCCGATCTGGTCATGGCGCTGTTCCTGCTCGGGGACAAGTTCAGCCTGGCGGATAAACTTCGCAACTATCATTATTATGAGCCGTTAACGACGCATGACTCCTCGCTGTCTCCTTGTATCCACAGTATTATGTCTGCGGAGATCGGCGATCTGGACGGGGCATACCGTTATTTCGGCCGCACGGTGCGGATGGACCTGGATGATATCAACCACAATGCCAAGGACGGGCTGCATATGGCAGCGATGGCCGGGTCCTGGATGTCGATTGTGAACGGCTTTGGCGGCATGCGGCTGGCTCAAGGGGAGCTGAGTTTTACCCCTGTCCTGCCGGAGCAGTGGGAGAGCTACCGCTTCAAGGTTACAGTAGGCGGTCAGCTGCTGGATATATTCGTTGAACGGGAGGCGGCAGTGTATACGCTGCTGGAGGGGACAACGCTTGAGATCAGGCATAGGGGGCAGCCGCTGCGGCTGCTTCCGCAGAAGCCGGTGAGGATTTCGCTGGCGCAGCGGCTGGAGGCTGTAATCTTCGATCTTGACGGTGTGATTACAGATTCTGCCGAGGCTCATTATCTGGCCTGGCAGGCTCTCGCAGATGAGCTGGGCGTACCCTTCGGCCGGGAGAAGAATGAACGGCTGAAGGGCGTCAGCCGGATGGAATCGCTGGAGATTATGCTGGAGGGCAGCGGCCTTGCGAACCTGCCTGAAGCCGGGAAGCTCCGGCTGGCGGAGAAGAAGAACGATCATTACCGGCAGATGATCGGCCGGATCACCCCGGCGGACCTCCTGCCGGGTATCCGGGAGCTGCTCGATTCCCTGCGCGGGCGGGGAATCGCTGTGGGGCTGGCCTCGGCCAGCCTGAATGCGCCGCTGATTCTGGAGCGCCTCGGCGCAGCCCGGTGGTTCCAGGCGGTTGCCGACCCGGCTGTACTCCGGAAGGGCAAGCCCGATCCGGAGATCTTCCTGCAGGCGGCAGAGCGGCTGGGTGTTCCGCCGGGCAACTGCATCGGCGTGGAGGATGCAGCCGCAGGCGTGGCCGCGATCCGGGCGGCGGGCATGAAGGCTGTGGGCATCGGGGCGGCCGGGCAGCTTGGCACGGCCGACCTGGTGCTGCCTTCTACGGCGGAGCTGGATGCCGGGAAGCTGCTTGAGCTGTTCGCGCGTTAG
- a CDS encoding transposase — MAPEDKYSQIFEHLHLAPVLFALRKKSHRGRPEKLNVPAMIYSLLIAKMENIEFVSALVRRLNHSHEFRVQCRFTGSDNIPSQASYSRLIHALAQTGMLEQLQDRLVTSALEEGFVSGTHLAVDSSMVEAWDCQFSESASKRRAARREQKKGEAPGAEQLQLEHQEPEPKAVNAPLKKPRYSKPGRPSQAEKERRREEMEAYEQSLGPFQKTIEAMLPYTYDELLTELPRHAARCDKKNTKGRMTSYYGFKANLLVDTDSQYILSGLFSSANPNDQRMAVVLLKGLLLKFPMLKVKHILGDKGYDCAAIYQLIHTLGAYPAISLIHHKDPPAGMNLDYTPVCAQGHTYRYDSFDAKYETLKYTRPSECKGCELSGSDCQKVFKIRMQTDLRLHTYPARGSESFTTLYNKRTAVERVFAYLKEYFGMKRTRHRGVRASVDFQLSTLAYNLSKFALDKLNQQLRDSQQVA, encoded by the coding sequence ATGGCTCCGGAAGATAAATATAGCCAAATCTTTGAACACTTACATTTAGCTCCAGTTCTGTTCGCACTGCGGAAAAAGAGCCACCGTGGACGGCCTGAAAAACTAAACGTACCTGCCATGATCTACTCGCTGCTGATTGCCAAAATGGAGAACATCGAGTTTGTCTCTGCCTTGGTCCGGCGATTGAATCATAGCCACGAATTTCGAGTCCAGTGCCGGTTTACGGGCTCGGACAATATTCCCAGTCAGGCCTCCTATTCTCGTTTGATTCACGCCCTAGCGCAAACGGGAATGCTGGAACAACTTCAGGATCGCCTAGTCACCTCTGCCCTAGAAGAAGGTTTTGTGAGCGGCACCCATCTGGCTGTGGATTCCTCGATGGTTGAGGCATGGGATTGCCAATTTAGCGAATCAGCCTCCAAGCGTCGTGCGGCTCGCCGGGAGCAAAAGAAAGGCGAAGCTCCGGGGGCCGAACAACTTCAGCTCGAACATCAAGAGCCTGAGCCGAAGGCGGTGAACGCGCCGCTGAAGAAACCCAGGTACAGCAAGCCAGGTCGTCCATCCCAGGCCGAAAAGGAACGTCGGCGCGAGGAAATGGAAGCCTATGAACAAAGTCTCGGACCGTTCCAGAAAACCATTGAAGCGATGTTGCCGTACACGTACGATGAACTGCTGACCGAGTTGCCCCGGCATGCTGCGCGTTGTGATAAGAAAAATACGAAGGGCCGAATGACCAGCTATTACGGGTTCAAGGCGAATCTGCTAGTCGACACGGACAGCCAGTATATCCTCAGTGGGCTCTTTAGTTCGGCCAATCCGAATGACCAGCGTATGGCGGTCGTCCTTCTCAAAGGCCTGCTCCTAAAGTTTCCGATGCTAAAGGTCAAGCATATCTTGGGCGACAAAGGCTACGACTGCGCGGCAATCTACCAGTTGATTCATACGCTCGGCGCCTATCCTGCGATTTCCCTGATTCACCATAAAGACCCGCCTGCAGGAATGAATCTGGATTACACGCCGGTGTGCGCTCAAGGACATACGTACCGTTACGACAGTTTTGATGCCAAGTATGAGACCCTGAAGTACACCCGGCCTAGCGAATGCAAAGGCTGTGAGCTTTCCGGTTCCGATTGCCAAAAAGTGTTTAAAATTCGCATGCAAACGGATTTGCGGTTGCACACTTATCCCGCCAGAGGTAGCGAAAGTTTTACCACCCTGTACAACAAGCGGACGGCCGTGGAGCGTGTGTTTGCCTATCTCAAAGAGTATTTCGGGATGAAACGCACACGTCACCGGGGTGTCCGGGCAAGTGTCGATTTCCAGCTCAGTACGCTCGCGTACAATTTGAGTAAGTTTGCATTAGACAAATTGAATCAGCAGTTGAGAGACTCCCAGCAAGTGGCCTGA
- a CDS encoding LacI family DNA-binding transcriptional regulator, which produces MPTIKDVALKAGVSATTVSRVLNNRGYLSEELKHKVHQAMEELNYRPNELARSLSRSKSNIIGLIIPHVSLPFFGELTSHIEEHAYREGYKLLLCNSWQDKQKEQEYIHMLRASRVDGIIMGSHTLEVEAYRQMNLPLVTFDRQISPDIPYVCSDNYEGGKLATTLLIQKGCRHLAHIGGHPKLNILSHLRCVAFEDMAKQHSMEYVTLHTDNNSFDFEAYEQLLGQLFAEHPEVDGIFAGSDIIAAYALKACRTRGRRVPEDVKIVGYDGIALRSLLDLPITTIRQPMEAIGQLAVDLILQQVQGHSVAAAHILPVELEEGETT; this is translated from the coding sequence ATGCCGACCATCAAAGACGTTGCGCTGAAGGCTGGCGTATCGGCAACCACCGTATCCCGGGTACTGAACAACAGGGGTTACTTAAGCGAGGAATTGAAGCACAAGGTGCACCAGGCGATGGAGGAGCTGAATTACCGGCCGAACGAACTGGCCCGCTCCCTTAGCCGCTCGAAATCCAACATCATCGGACTGATTATTCCGCATGTGTCTTTGCCTTTTTTCGGCGAATTGACCAGTCATATTGAAGAACATGCCTACCGGGAGGGCTATAAGCTGCTGCTCTGCAATTCGTGGCAGGACAAGCAGAAGGAACAGGAATACATCCACATGCTGCGCGCAAGCCGGGTAGACGGCATTATTATGGGCAGCCATACGCTGGAGGTGGAAGCCTACCGGCAGATGAATCTGCCGCTGGTGACGTTTGACCGGCAGATCTCACCGGATATCCCTTATGTCTGCTCGGATAATTATGAGGGAGGCAAGCTGGCTACCACTCTTCTGATCCAAAAAGGCTGCCGGCACCTCGCCCATATCGGCGGGCATCCCAAGCTGAATATCTTATCCCATCTGCGCTGCGTGGCCTTCGAGGATATGGCGAAGCAGCACAGCATGGAGTATGTCACCCTTCATACCGACAACAACAGCTTCGACTTCGAAGCCTACGAGCAGCTGCTCGGGCAGCTCTTCGCGGAGCATCCTGAGGTGGATGGGATTTTTGCAGGCAGTGATATCATCGCCGCCTATGCCCTGAAGGCCTGCCGCACCAGAGGACGGCGTGTCCCGGAGGATGTGAAGATCGTCGGCTACGACGGCATCGCGCTCCGCAGCCTGCTCGACCTGCCGATCACCACCATCCGCCAGCCGATGGAAGCGATAGGCCAGCTGGCCGTGGACCTGATCCTGCAGCAGGTGCAGGGCCACAGCGTGGCCGCTGCGCACATTCTGCCTGTGGAGCTGGAGGAGGGAGAAACAACTTGA